The proteins below are encoded in one region of Helianthus annuus cultivar XRQ/B chromosome 2, HanXRQr2.0-SUNRISE, whole genome shotgun sequence:
- the LOC110898269 gene encoding uncharacterized protein LOC110898269 isoform X1 translates to MDQPVDLAECSQQQAHKQNTITDAYGKEKPPTTSADEPDEVTEAEMQSVETLLKLAPILQTSTESNQKTPVSANTNKTDDERHTHLVRTRINMIRERNEKRMAELGDAYRSPYCNRVTNLYEPLLGRDQTIICYLLAPVGDIGTLIYKSDSGVETLKIIFETFHPSQYISYGGMDAFVDVLNFEEKKRDKKSSPYRLFLPTTILQDEMFEPKITDSDRLKVFGPSVDDILCKYQVKKVDKVDLIFIPVLLSDHYWCLCFNMKNGDIELIDNSRYAESFTKRYRGRPEKLRRVLILYLKGKIGQKEWITKLEKAKIIRKEMDWRTLQNGCDCGVFTMRHMETYKGKSPWNAGFATEDQKKIQDSQLRFLRYRYLSKIVLSDYNLIRKEVYDKATDFTKNSSPVDVLHDLDNKISNRLDQFFNLKKGKQNEKS, encoded by the exons ATGGACCAACCTGTAGATTTGGCAGAGTGCAGTCAGCAACAAGCACATAAACAGAATACAATAACCGACGCCTATGGTAAAGAAAAGCCTCCGACAACATCAGCTGATGAACCTGATGAAGTGACAGAAGCAGAAATGCAGTCGGTTGAGACACTTTTAAAATTGGCTCCAATCCTACAAACATCAACTGAAAGTAATCAAAAGACTCCTGTGTCAGCGAACACAAATAAAACGGATGACGAGAGACATACACACCTAGTGAGAACGCGTATCAACATGATCAGGGAAAGGAACGAAAAGCGGATGGCAGAACTAGGTGACGCATACAGATCACCTTACTGCAATAGGGTAACCAACTTATATGAGCCACTTTTGGGACGTGACCAAACAATCATCTGTTATCTCTTAGCTCCGGTGGGAGATATTGG GACATTGATATACAAGTCTGACAGTGGAGTCGAAACGctaaaaatcatatttgaaaCCTTCCACCCATCGCAATACATATCATATGGTGGAATGGACGCATTTGTAGATGTTTTAAACTTTGAAGAGAAAAAAAGGGACAAAAAATCATCACCCTACAGGCTGTTCTTGCCAACTACAATATTG CAAGACGAAATGTTTGAGCCAAAAATCACAGATAGTGATCGATTGAAAGTATTCGGACCAAGCGTAGACGATATATTGTGTAAGTATCAGGTGAAGAAAGTTGACAAAGTTGATCTCATCTTCATTCCAGTACTACTTTCTGATCATTACTGGTGCCTATGCTTTAACATGAAAAATGGAGATATCGAGTTAATAGATAACTCTAGGTATGCCGAATCGTTTACCAAACGCTACCGTGGACGCCCCGAAAAGCTG CGGAGAGTTCTAATACTATACCTAAAAGGCAAAATTGGACAAAAAGAGTGGATAACAAAGTTGGAAAAAGCAAAAATAATTCGAAAGGAAATGGATTGGAGAACTCTTCAAAACGGTTGTGACTGTGGTGTCTTCACTATGAGACATATGGAGACATACAAGGGCAAATCTCCATGGAATGCAGGGTTTGCTACCGAAGACCAAAAGAAGATTCAAGATTCACAACTACGGTTTTTGCGGTACAGGTATCTTAGTAAGATTGTATTGTCCGACTACAATCTTATAAGGAAAGAGGTATACGACAAAGCTACGGACTTTACGAAGAATTCGAGCCCCGTAGATGTTTTGCACGATCTAGATAACAAAATAAGTAACAGATTGGATCAGTTCTTCAACCTCAAAAAGGGGAAACAAAATGAAAAGTCGTAG
- the LOC110898259 gene encoding uncharacterized protein LOC110898259 isoform X1, whose protein sequence is MTNTALREAKRERRSKKRNDPVKPVHISGITTGVADDDDDFEPPIQSMMTKQPQKLKVNKKQTKLSLQDDDDDFEVPIRDLIVKRGENTRKRPNATTNQDGDDFEPVKKKQSKNEKQMDPIEGKRKITDAEPIRTEPRPYYDYHHDVISLRCSPSGFLDTVKHFTEAQVADVKSIGFGDVLNIKLYHISTRLGYWLVRNYDEQYSTLNIGNHKIEITRDSVHDVFGIPKGDVIVREKNKPRKGAIVEKNTATQGAETTIDEFKNQWPDTNKITHTLLARTMSKQTTGGRLFKLNFLAYWNTLFVEITKSTTVKQSFLLAIDKEEDIPKLDWCSFVLESLKRTRQGWKKLDSQYNGPVAFLMLLYSHYFNKRHKIFDEAVKMPVIQYVTSGMIDDVEKYLYNNGPLNVEDCDEVEKDEGANDNRQDQQHVTASGINGDDHQNQEATTAPFEIVKQNTSTLYTDLFADNIPLHEAAVVQENLTEFNTLDQRMEDTDEYIIYDTCLQQKKPGWKPG, encoded by the exons ATGACGAATACGGCATTAAGAG AAGCTAAGAGAGAAAGACGGAGCAAGAAAAGAAATGATCCGGTGAAGCCGGTGCACATTAGCGGCATAACTACAG GGgttgctgatgatgatgatgattttgagcCCCCGATTCAGTCGATGATGACAAAGCAACCTCAGAAATTAAAGGTTAATAAAAAGCAAACAAAATTAAGTctacaagatgatgatgatgactttgaagtACCTATTAGAGACTTGATAGTCAAAAGGGGTGAAAACACAAGAAAAAGGCCAAATGCTACAACTAACCAAGATGGTGATGACTTTGAGCCAGTAAAAAAGAAACAATCGAAAAACGAAAAGCAGATGGATCCTATCGAGGGGAAACGGAAGATTACCGATGCAGAACCTATTAGGACAGAACCAAGACCGTACTATGATTATCATCATGATGTAATAAGCCTACGGTGCAGTCCTTCAGGTTTTTTGGATACAGTTAAGCACTTTACTGAAGCGCAGGTGGCGGATGTGAAGAGCATTGGATTTGGTGATGTCCTTAATATAAAGCTTTATCATATAAGCACACGTTTAGGGTATTGGCTCGTGCGAAACTATGACGAGCAATACAGCACACTAAACATAGGAAATCACAAGATTGAAATCACCCGAGATTCAGTACATGACGTGTTTGGTATTCCAAAGGGTGATGTTATTGTACGAGAAAAAAATAAGCCTAGGAAAGGAGCAATAGTGGAGAAAAATACGGCTACTCAAGGCGCAGAAACAACCATAGATGAGTTCAAAAACCAGTGGCCAGACACAAACAAAATTACTCATACTTTACTTGCAAGAACCATGTCAAAGCAAACCACTGGCGGACGATTATTCAAGCTAAATTTCCTAGCCTACTGGAACACTTTGTTTGTAGAGATAACAAAGTCAACAACTGTTAAGCAAAGTTTTCTACTTGCAATTGACAAAGAGGAAGACATTCCAAAGCTGGATTGGTGCTCCTTCGTTTTAGAATCGCTGAAACGAACAAGACAAGGTTGGAAAAAGTTAGACTCACAATACAATGGACCAGTTGCATTCCTAATG CTTCTATACAGCCATTACTTCAACAAAAGACacaaaattttcgatgaagctgtCAAAATGCCTGTAATACAGTATGTAACCTCTGGTATGATCGACGACGTGGAAAAATATTTATACAACAACGGGCCGCTAAatgttgaagattgtgatgaagtAGAGAAAGACGAAGGAGCAAATGATAATCGCCAGGATCAACAACATGTTACTGCCTCAGGCATCAATGGCGATGATCATCAAAATCAAGAGGCTACGACCGCACCATTCGAAATCGTAAAACAGAACACTTCGACGCTGTACACTGACCTTTTCGCTGACAACATCCCGCTACACGAGGCAGCTGTGGTACAAGAAAACCTCACCGAATTCAATACATTAGATCAGCGTATGGAAGATACGGATGAGTACATAATATACGACACATGTTTACAACAGAAGAAACCTGGCTGGAAACCTGGATGA
- the LOC110898259 gene encoding uncharacterized protein LOC110898259 isoform X2 has translation MTNTALRAKRERRSKKRNDPVKPVHISGITTGVADDDDDFEPPIQSMMTKQPQKLKVNKKQTKLSLQDDDDDFEVPIRDLIVKRGENTRKRPNATTNQDGDDFEPVKKKQSKNEKQMDPIEGKRKITDAEPIRTEPRPYYDYHHDVISLRCSPSGFLDTVKHFTEAQVADVKSIGFGDVLNIKLYHISTRLGYWLVRNYDEQYSTLNIGNHKIEITRDSVHDVFGIPKGDVIVREKNKPRKGAIVEKNTATQGAETTIDEFKNQWPDTNKITHTLLARTMSKQTTGGRLFKLNFLAYWNTLFVEITKSTTVKQSFLLAIDKEEDIPKLDWCSFVLESLKRTRQGWKKLDSQYNGPVAFLMLLYSHYFNKRHKIFDEAVKMPVIQYVTSGMIDDVEKYLYNNGPLNVEDCDEVEKDEGANDNRQDQQHVTASGINGDDHQNQEATTAPFEIVKQNTSTLYTDLFADNIPLHEAAVVQENLTEFNTLDQRMEDTDEYIIYDTCLQQKKPGWKPG, from the exons ATGACGAATACGGCATTAAGAG CTAAGAGAGAAAGACGGAGCAAGAAAAGAAATGATCCGGTGAAGCCGGTGCACATTAGCGGCATAACTACAG GGgttgctgatgatgatgatgattttgagcCCCCGATTCAGTCGATGATGACAAAGCAACCTCAGAAATTAAAGGTTAATAAAAAGCAAACAAAATTAAGTctacaagatgatgatgatgactttgaagtACCTATTAGAGACTTGATAGTCAAAAGGGGTGAAAACACAAGAAAAAGGCCAAATGCTACAACTAACCAAGATGGTGATGACTTTGAGCCAGTAAAAAAGAAACAATCGAAAAACGAAAAGCAGATGGATCCTATCGAGGGGAAACGGAAGATTACCGATGCAGAACCTATTAGGACAGAACCAAGACCGTACTATGATTATCATCATGATGTAATAAGCCTACGGTGCAGTCCTTCAGGTTTTTTGGATACAGTTAAGCACTTTACTGAAGCGCAGGTGGCGGATGTGAAGAGCATTGGATTTGGTGATGTCCTTAATATAAAGCTTTATCATATAAGCACACGTTTAGGGTATTGGCTCGTGCGAAACTATGACGAGCAATACAGCACACTAAACATAGGAAATCACAAGATTGAAATCACCCGAGATTCAGTACATGACGTGTTTGGTATTCCAAAGGGTGATGTTATTGTACGAGAAAAAAATAAGCCTAGGAAAGGAGCAATAGTGGAGAAAAATACGGCTACTCAAGGCGCAGAAACAACCATAGATGAGTTCAAAAACCAGTGGCCAGACACAAACAAAATTACTCATACTTTACTTGCAAGAACCATGTCAAAGCAAACCACTGGCGGACGATTATTCAAGCTAAATTTCCTAGCCTACTGGAACACTTTGTTTGTAGAGATAACAAAGTCAACAACTGTTAAGCAAAGTTTTCTACTTGCAATTGACAAAGAGGAAGACATTCCAAAGCTGGATTGGTGCTCCTTCGTTTTAGAATCGCTGAAACGAACAAGACAAGGTTGGAAAAAGTTAGACTCACAATACAATGGACCAGTTGCATTCCTAATG CTTCTATACAGCCATTACTTCAACAAAAGACacaaaattttcgatgaagctgtCAAAATGCCTGTAATACAGTATGTAACCTCTGGTATGATCGACGACGTGGAAAAATATTTATACAACAACGGGCCGCTAAatgttgaagattgtgatgaagtAGAGAAAGACGAAGGAGCAAATGATAATCGCCAGGATCAACAACATGTTACTGCCTCAGGCATCAATGGCGATGATCATCAAAATCAAGAGGCTACGACCGCACCATTCGAAATCGTAAAACAGAACACTTCGACGCTGTACACTGACCTTTTCGCTGACAACATCCCGCTACACGAGGCAGCTGTGGTACAAGAAAACCTCACCGAATTCAATACATTAGATCAGCGTATGGAAGATACGGATGAGTACATAATATACGACACATGTTTACAACAGAAGAAACCTGGCTGGAAACCTGGATGA
- the LOC110898277 gene encoding protein FAR1-RELATED SEQUENCE 5-like, translating into MEFSSIEQAYVFYQTYAKKAGFSVRKGGEHHVGGIIKSKYFVCSKEGHKPQVFDEPYSKLSKPYKRRNRPTIRTGCKAQIKLCSTDGVLFKVDKFVQSHNHSFVCPKDMHLLPAYRHLSETQEEMIWELGTLNLGPVKAFNIMRKRYGGFENVGATKDDCKNFRARIHSYIGQYDADMVINRLTDKKQFMVDYSFFHPVDENKRLTGLFWADGLCKRNYAEFGDVISFDATFKTNKYKMVFVPFTGIDNHCRNVTLGAGLLASESIESYKWLLQSFLNSFGKQPNVVVTDQDPAMKQAIEEVFDKSRHRLCMWHIMKKLADKVRFK; encoded by the exons ATGGAGTTCTCTTCCATAGAACAAGCATATGTTTTTTATCAGACAtatgccaagaaggcagggtTCTCCGTTCGAAAAGGAGGTGAACATCATGTTGGTGGTATTATCAAGTCTAAATATTTTGTGTGTTCAAAGGAGGGGCATAAACCACAGGTATTTGATGAGCCTTATTCGAAGTTGTCTAAGCCATATAAACGTAGGAACAGACCGACTATTCGAACCGGCTGTAAAGCACAAATTAAGCTTTGTTCGACGGATGGGGTGTTGTTTAAGGTTGATAAGTTTGTTCAATCGCATAATCATTCATTCGTGTGCCCCAAAGATATGCACTTATTACCAGCTTATAGACATCTGTCTGAGACACAAGAAGAGATGATATGGGAGCTTGGTACATTGAATCTTGGGCCAGTGAAAGCCTTTAATATAATGAGAAAAAGATACGGAGGGTTTGAAAACGTAGGCGCAACTAAAGACGATTGCAAGAATTTTAGAGCTAGGATACATAGCTATATCGGacagtatgatgcagatatggttATCAATAGGTTGACCGATAAAAAGCAGTTTATGGTTGATTATTCATTCTTTCATCCGGTCGATGAAAACAAACGATTAACCGGTTTGTTTTGGGCCGATGGCTTGTGCAAACGTAACTATGCTGAGTTTGGAGATGTCATATCGTTTGATGCTACATTTAAAACCAACAA GTATAAAATGGTTTTTGTACCTTTTACTGGTATTGATAATCATTGTCGAAATGTGACACTTGGAGCCGGGTTGTTAGCATCCGAAAGCATTGAATCATACAAGTGGCTTTTACAGTCATTTTTGAACTCATTTGGTAAGCAGCCGAATGTGGTTGTCACTGATCAGGATCCCGCGATGAAACAAGCCATCGAAGAAGTGTTCGATAAGAGTAGGCACAGATTAtgtatgtggcacataatgaagaAACTTGCTGATAAGGTTAGGTTCAAATAG
- the LOC118487623 gene encoding putative protein FAR1-RELATED SEQUENCE 10: MCDIVWTDSITPETFERDWKLIMIDFGLTENKWIDDMFGMRSSWIPAFYRHEPMSGLMRTTSRSESENHFFCQVANSQLTLVEFFNHFDGAMDIQRFNHRKNDHISRNTVPDNFSESTLEDDAMKIYTRSIFADQQAELQGTLSECLPIETKIEEPFLKISMKDWKAHGDGLLEVCFKKGEDVIALCTCRRFEQYGLLCKHIYFVFKMFKVKEIPNKYVVRRWTKDVVPNDLNNTFDITVDGDDAHKKAKEVAYEIMQTGEYLIGNLIKDFDHLLIVRDRMREMKEMVDELRITKPIDPKFDRYSRLIGYEKPNTDDPPTVRVPIGIRNKGRGSHKRIKSKKEKIISLKGKRGRTCSHCNIKGHDIRTCKVLKGEATAADKVANKEGRKRRAIQLEKDPNLVDEDDEEVETGDEEEFEESDEAEDSDFECEDE, encoded by the exons ATGTGTGACATTGTATGGACAGATTCGATTACGCCAGAAACGTTTGAGAGAGACTGGAAGCTGATAATGATTGATTTCGGTCTAACTGAGAATAAgtggattgatgatatgtttggCATGAGATCTTCGTGGATCCCAGCGTTCTATCGTCATGAGCCTATGTCTGGGCTTATGCGGACCACTTCTAGATCAGAGAGCGAAAACCATTTTTTCTGTCAAGTGGCGAATTCTCAACTTACCCTTGTTGAGTTCTTTAACCATTTTGACGGTGCAATGGACATTCAAAGATTCAACCATCGGAAGAATGACCATATATCTAGAAATACAGTCCCAGATAACTTTTCTGAATCTACTCTAGAGGATGATGCCATGAAAATTTACACCAGGTCAATTTTTGCTGATCAACAGGCAGAGTTACAAGGAACACTGTCCGAGTGCCTTCCTATAGAGACTAAAATTGAGGAACCTTTTTTGAAGATAAGTATGAAGGATTGGAAAGCTCACGGCGACGGTTTATTAGAG GTATGTTTCAAGAAGGGGGAGGATGTAATTGCGTTATGCACTTGTCGCAGGTTTGAACAATATGGATTGTTGTGCAAGCATATATATTTCGTGTTCAAGATGTTCAAAGTGAAGGAAATTCCCAACAAGTATGTAGTGAGAAGATGGACTAAAGATGTGGTACCGAATGATCTTaataatacatttgatattactgTTGACGGTGATGATGCGCATAAAAAGGCCAAAGAGGTTGCGTATGAGATTATGCAGACTGGAGAGTATCTTATTGGTAACCTGATCAAAGATTTCGATCATCTACTTATAGTCAGGGATCGGATGAGAGAGATGAAAGAAATGGTTGATGAActtcgcataaccaagcccatcGACCCTAAGTTTGATAGATATTCAAGGTTAATTGGTTACGAGAAACCAAACACTGACGATCCACCTACAGTCCGTGTGCCAATTGGTATTAGAAACAAAGGACGCGGTTCACATAAGCGTATTAAATCAAAAAAAGAGAAAATTATTAGTCTAAAAGGTAAGAGAGGTCGGACATGCAGTcactgcaatatcaaaggtcatgACATTCGAACTTGCAAGGTGTTAAAGGGTGAAGCTACTGCTGCTGATAAGGTTGCCAATAAGGAGGGGAGGAAAAGAAGAGCAATTCAGTTAGAGAAGGATCCTAATCTAGTTGATGAAGACGACGAGGAGGTTGAAACTGGTGACGAAGAGGAGTTTGAGGAGTCCGACGAAGCAGAAGATAGTGATTTTGAATGCGAGGACGAGTAA
- the LOC118487625 gene encoding uncharacterized protein LOC118487625, with protein MDSPNSSSMINFYYNEYFADGDGSTDEELEQEAVTSACQLAVRYVNHSRRPQAQKNKRGYVERDRRAAHDRLMKDYFDEAPAFSNEFFRRRFRMSKRLFLRIVNDLEANYDYFKQKPDARGALGFTGIQKCTSALRILAYGNTTDINDEYLKMAEKTTRDSLEHFCRGIIDVYGARYLRTPTWEDLQKIYEVHNAEHGLPGMIGSIDCMHWRWDNCPTAWRGQHTRGDQKGPTIILQAVASQDLWVWSAYFGVVGSCNDINVFEQSPLLEEWISGKAPKASFYANGNYYPHGYYLSDGIYPRYSIFVKTFSDHIDDKRAYFKKVQESSRKDIERCFGVLKQRWQYLRNPCRAWSKQKMRDAMYACIIMHNMILEDEGKAICQNYVPEAVQQEHPQASMEERVNNARELRYEPYHSQLMVDLVHHAWSVRYVPPEGDEETEDEEDEVGEGEESEDEN; from the exons ATGGATTCTCCTAATTCTTCATCCATGATAAATTTTTACTACAACGAGTATTTTGCGGATGGCGATGGTTCGACCGATGAGGAGcttgagcaagaggcggttacgagtgcatgtcAACTAGCGGTGCGATATGTCAACCATTCTCGTCGGCCCCAAGcacaaaaaaataaaagaggctatgttgaacgagaccgacgcgcggcacacgatcgtttgatgaaagactattttgacGAGGCGCCGGCATTTTCAAACGAATTTTTTAGGCGTCGTTTCCGGATGAGTAAGCGGTTGTTTCTACGCATAGTCAACGACTTGGAAGCCAACtacgattattttaaacaaaaaccggatgcgagaggggcacttggatttaccggtatccaaaagtgtacgtcggcattacgaatccttgcttatggtaacactaccgacatcaacgacgagtatctaAAAATGGCGGAGAAAACAACACGAGATAGCTTGGAACATTTTTGTCGCG gtataatTGATGTGTACGGTGCGCGTTATCTTAGAACGCCTACATGGGAGGACCTTCAAAAGATCTACGAGGTACATAATGCCGAGCATGGTTTGCCTGGTATGATCGGGAGCATAGATTGCATGCATTGGCGTTGGGATAACTGCCCGACTGCATGGCGAGGCCAACACACACGTGGTGACCAAAAAGGACCCACTATTATTCTTCAGGCGGTTGCTTCacaggacctttgggtttggtcggcttactttggcgtggtcgggtcatgcaatgatatcaatgtttttgaacaatcgccgttgttagaggagtggatttctggcaaagctccaaaagcgtcgttttacgcaaatggaaactactacccccatggatattatttgagcgacggaatttatcctaggtattcgattTTCGTGAAGACGTTTAGTGATCATATTGATGACAAAAGAGCAtactttaaaaaggttcaagagtcttcacgaaaagacattgagagatgctttggggttctAAAACAACGCTGGCAATActtgagaaatccttgtcgtgcatggagcaagcaaaaaatgagagatgctatgtacgcttgtataatcatgcacaacatgattttggaagacgaaggaaaggcgatatgCCAGAATTATGTGCCAGAAGCCGTTCAACAGGAGCATCCGCAGGcgtcaatggaagaaagagtgaataatgcgcgagagttgcgttacgaaccgtaccattcccagttaatggttgatttggtacaccacgcatggtcggttcggtaCGTACCACCTGAGGGAGATGAAGAAACGGAGGACGAGGAAGACGAAGTTGGCGAGGGTGAAGAAAGCGAAGAcgaaaactag
- the LOC110898269 gene encoding uncharacterized protein LOC110898269 isoform X2: MDQPVDLAECSQQQAHKQNTITDAYGKEKPPTTSADEPDEVTEAEMQSVETLLKLAPILQTSTESNQKTPVSANTNKTDDERHTHLVRTRINMIRERNEKRMAELGDAYRSPYCNRVTNLYEPLLGRDQTIICYLLAPVGDIGTLIYKSDSGVETLKIIFETFHPSQYISYGGMDAFVDVLNFEEKKRDKKSSPYRLFLPTTILQDEMFEPKITDSDRLKVFGPSVDDILYIELIDNSRYAESFTKRYRGRPEKLRRVLILYLKGKIGQKEWITKLEKAKIIRKEMDWRTLQNGCDCGVFTMRHMETYKGKSPWNAGFATEDQKKIQDSQLRFLRYRYLSKIVLSDYNLIRKEVYDKATDFTKNSSPVDVLHDLDNKISNRLDQFFNLKKGKQNEKS; this comes from the exons ATGGACCAACCTGTAGATTTGGCAGAGTGCAGTCAGCAACAAGCACATAAACAGAATACAATAACCGACGCCTATGGTAAAGAAAAGCCTCCGACAACATCAGCTGATGAACCTGATGAAGTGACAGAAGCAGAAATGCAGTCGGTTGAGACACTTTTAAAATTGGCTCCAATCCTACAAACATCAACTGAAAGTAATCAAAAGACTCCTGTGTCAGCGAACACAAATAAAACGGATGACGAGAGACATACACACCTAGTGAGAACGCGTATCAACATGATCAGGGAAAGGAACGAAAAGCGGATGGCAGAACTAGGTGACGCATACAGATCACCTTACTGCAATAGGGTAACCAACTTATATGAGCCACTTTTGGGACGTGACCAAACAATCATCTGTTATCTCTTAGCTCCGGTGGGAGATATTGG GACATTGATATACAAGTCTGACAGTGGAGTCGAAACGctaaaaatcatatttgaaaCCTTCCACCCATCGCAATACATATCATATGGTGGAATGGACGCATTTGTAGATGTTTTAAACTTTGAAGAGAAAAAAAGGGACAAAAAATCATCACCCTACAGGCTGTTCTTGCCAACTACAATATTG CAAGACGAAATGTTTGAGCCAAAAATCACAGATAGTGATCGATTGAAAGTATTCGGACCAAGCGTAGACGATATATTGT ATATCGAGTTAATAGATAACTCTAGGTATGCCGAATCGTTTACCAAACGCTACCGTGGACGCCCCGAAAAGCTG CGGAGAGTTCTAATACTATACCTAAAAGGCAAAATTGGACAAAAAGAGTGGATAACAAAGTTGGAAAAAGCAAAAATAATTCGAAAGGAAATGGATTGGAGAACTCTTCAAAACGGTTGTGACTGTGGTGTCTTCACTATGAGACATATGGAGACATACAAGGGCAAATCTCCATGGAATGCAGGGTTTGCTACCGAAGACCAAAAGAAGATTCAAGATTCACAACTACGGTTTTTGCGGTACAGGTATCTTAGTAAGATTGTATTGTCCGACTACAATCTTATAAGGAAAGAGGTATACGACAAAGCTACGGACTTTACGAAGAATTCGAGCCCCGTAGATGTTTTGCACGATCTAGATAACAAAATAAGTAACAGATTGGATCAGTTCTTCAACCTCAAAAAGGGGAAACAAAATGAAAAGTCGTAG